The proteins below come from a single Tenuifilum thalassicum genomic window:
- a CDS encoding DNA-binding protein translates to MTKTITFNELRRVKDSLPDGSMQVIADRLNVNVETVRNYFGGTNYKEGGAVGFHLEPGPDGGIVILDDTTILEIAYEIIEKSKEMA, encoded by the coding sequence ATGACGAAGACAATCACATTTAATGAACTCAGGAGGGTTAAAGATAGCCTTCCTGATGGTAGCATGCAGGTAATTGCGGACAGGTTGAACGTTAATGTTGAAACTGTCCGCAATTATTTTGGTGGGACAAACTATAAGGAAGGTGGAGCCGTAGGGTTCCATTTGGAGCCAGGACCTGATGGTGGAATTGTTATACTTGATGATACTACTATTTTAGAAATCGCATATGAGATTATAGAGAAATCAAAAGAAATGGCCTAA